The Amycolatopsis methanolica 239 nucleotide sequence TGCGGGGAGCGGCCTTCGGCTTGGCCGGCGCCTCGCTTTTCTTGAGCGTCACCGCCTCCTCGGTCGCGCGGACCGAGAGCCCCTCGGCGACGATGCGCGTCGCGAGCTCCTCCTGCTGCTCCGGATCTTCGAGCGAGAGCAGCGCTCGGGCGTGTCCCGCGGAGAGGACCCCGGCCGCGACGCGGCGCTGCACGGCGAGGGGGAGTTTGAGCAGCCGGATGGTGTTGGTGATGACCGGACGGCTGCGGCCGATGCGGGAGGCCAGCTCCTCGTGCGTCACCTCGAACTCGTCGAGCAGCTGCTGGTAGGCGGCCGCCTCTTCGAGCGGGTTCAGCTGGACGCGGTGGATGTTCTCCAGGAGGGCATCCCGCAGCATCGCTTCGTCGGCGGTCTGCCGGACGATGGCCGGGATGTTCTCCAGCTCCGCCCGCTGGGACGCACGCAGACGGCGCTCACCCATGACGAGCTCGTACTCGCCGCCGCCGAGTTCGCGGACGACGATCGGCTGCATGAGGCCGAACTCGCGGATCGAGTGCTCCAGCTCGGCGAGGGCGTCCTCGTCGAAGACCTGCCGGGGCTGCTTCGGGTTGGGCTTGACCGAGCTCGTCGGGATCTCGCGGTAGACGGCGCCGGCCACCTCACCGCTGGGGGTGACCTCGCTGTTGGCCGCGAACCAGTCCTTGTCGCCGTTGCGGGACGGCGCCTCCGGGCGGGCCGGAGCGCTGGGGGAGTTCTCGCCTGCGGGCGGTCCGGTCGGGATCAGCGCGGCCAGGCCGCGCCCCAGGCCACCCCTGCGTTCGGTCATAACGTGCCCCTCCTCGATCCGTTGCTGCTGCCACGCTCCGCCAGTTCGCGAGCCGCATCGACGTAGCTCATCGCGCCCCGCGAACCCGGGTCGTACGCCAGTACGGTCTGGCCGTAGCTGGGCGCCTCGGACACCTTCACGTTGCGGGGGATGACGGTCTTGAGGACGACGTCGCCGAAGTGGTCGCGCACCTCGGCGGTCACCTGGTCGGCCAGCTTGGTGCGGCCGTCGTACATGGTGAGGAGGATCGTCGAGACGGAGAGGCCGGGGTTGAGGTGCTTCTGCACCAGCTCGATGTTGCTGAGGAGCTGCCCGAGACCTTCGAGCGCGTAGTACTCGCACTGGATCGGGATCAGCACCTCGCGCGCGGCGACCATCGCATTGACCGTCAGGAGGCCGAGCGAGGGCGGGCAGTCGATGAAGACGTAGTCGACACCGAGCTGGTCGACCACCTCGCCGGTGAGCGCCTCCTTCAGCCGCGATTCGCGGGAGGGTACCTCGACGAGCTCGATCTCCGCACCCGCGAGGTCGATCGTCGCGGGGACGCAGAACAGGTTGGGGGACTGCTCGCTGACGGCCATCGCCTCGCCCAGGGGGAGGTCGCCGAGGAGGACGTCGTAGATGGAGGGGGTGCCGGAGCGGTGGTCCACGTTCAGCGCGGTGCTGGCGTTGCCCTGCGGGTCGAGGTCGATGACGAGGGTCTTGAGCCCGTGCACGGCGAGGGCCGCGGCGAGGTTGACGGCGCTGGTCGTCTTGCCGACGCCGCCCTTCTGGTTGGCGACGGTCAGCACACGGCGCTGATCGGGCCGGGGGAGGGAGTTGGGTTCCGGGTGCAGCACGCGGGCGGCGCGCTCGGCCTCTTCGGCAATGGGGGTCCAGTCTGACGCAGGCGGGGTCACCGGCCGAGCCACCTTTCCGCAATCGACGCTGTTGGTTTCACGTGGAACATGGGTCGCATCATGCTGATCTGGCCTCCACAAGCGATCCAGTACGCCATCCTGTCATCCCGCACGGCGCGGGCGGCGGGCACTTCGTACGCGCTCCACCCGCACCACGGTCGTCGGCGTTTCGAGCACGCCGACCCCGCACTCAGAGACCGTTGGAGCACTCCCACCGACGCGGGCAACCGCCTTCGCGTCCCGGGCAACTTCGTCCCGGGCACTAGCTCCCTTGACTGCGAGCATCATGCCACCCTCGCGGACCAGTGGAAGGCACCAGCCCGCCAAACGCGCCAGGGGAGCGACGGCCCGCGACGTGACGACGTCTGCGGTCCCGACGCGCTCCCGGAGCGCCTTCTCCTCCGCCCGGCCGCGGACGACGGTGACGTCCAGTTTGATGGTGTCGGCGACTTCGTTCAACCAGTCCAAGCGCCGAGCCATCGGCTCGACGAGAACGACATCGAGATCCGGCCGCGCGATGGCGAGCGGCACTCCCGGAAAGCCGGCGCCAGACCCGACGTCGATCACCCGCAAGCCGTCCGCGATCCGCTCACCGACAACGGCGGAGTTCAGCAAGTGCCGATCCCAAAGCCGCTCCACCTCGCGCGGCCCGATCAACCCCCGCTCGACGCCGAACCGCTCGAGCATCTCAGCGAAGGCGACGGCCTGATCGAGCCCATCGCCGAACACTCGCCCAGCCACCTCGGGCACCGGCACCACTAGCACTCCTCGGGTTTCACGTGAAACGACCAACGCCCCGATTCTCCACGACGCGAACATCCTCGCGGGGAGGCGGACCGCAACTGTGGACGGTTTCACGTGAAACGGGTAGAGGAACGGCGGTTAGCCGGTTCCACGTGAAACCGAGCGCCACCCCTGCCCCAGCGAACCCTCGCTGCGCGACGGCCGGCCGCAGCGGAACCCCGGGCGGTTGCCGTGTCCTCCACGACCCCACCCCGCAGCGGCGCCGCCGCGGGGTGGCTGCGGAAGCGGAGGCGCATCTCGGCCACTCATCGTGCCCTCTGCAAAACACCCGAGCCGCCGCTCAAACCGTGGGCATAGAAAAGGCGGCCCGCCGAAGTGGGCCGCCTTCCGAAATCAGAACGCCTACGCGTCCGGCATTACAACCACGCGCCGCTTGGGCTCTTCGCCCTCGCTCTCGCTCTTGACGCCGCCCACGGCCGCCACCGCGTCGTGCACGACCTTCCGTTCGAACGGGCTCATCGGCTGCAGCCGAACCTTCTCACCCGTCGCCTTGACCGTCTCGGCCGTCGTGCGGCCCAGCTCCGTCAGCTCGGCGCGGCGGCCGGCCCGCCAGCCGGCGATGTCGAGCATCAGCCGGCTCCGGGTGCCGGTCTCCTGCTGCACCGCGAGCCGCGTCAGTTCCTGCAGCGCCTCGAGCACCTGGCCGCGTCCACCGACGAGCTTCTCCAGGTCGTCACCGCCGTCGATGCTCACGATCGCGCGGCCACTCTCGACGTCGAGGTCGATGTCCCCGTCGTAGTCGAGCAGGTCCAGCAACCGCTCCAGGTAGTCGCCCGCGATGTCACCCTCGCGGACCAGCAGGTCCTCCGTCGACGACCCCGTCGCCTCCGCAGCGGGCGCCTCGTCATCAGCGTCGATCGCTTCGACCGTCTCCGCCATCGTCATCTCCTTTCACCGGGCTCCAGCGCTCAGCGGCGCTTCTGCCCCGAGCCCTTCTGTCCTGAGTTCTTGCCGCCCTGCGAAGGCTTCTTGCGCTTCTGCGCCGAGCCGTTCTGCGGGCGTTGCCCCTGCTGCGGGAAGCGGTGCGGGGAGCCTGCCTTCGACCCCGGCTTCTGCCCGCTCGCCTTACCGTCGGCAGCCGGCTTGTCGGCCACGCCGTCACCGTCGTCCGTCTTCTTCTGCTGCACCGGCTTCTGGCCCGGCTTCGGCTTCGCACCCGGCCGCGGCGCCAGCGAGTTGCGCTTCTCGGCCGCCTCGGCCTTCTTCTGCGCCTCTTCCTTGTCGATGCGCGTGTAGACCAGGCGCTGCTGCATCAGGGTCCAGCCGTTGTTCGCCAGCCAGTAGACGAGCAGACCGATCGGGAAGAACGCACCGAACACGAGCACACCGAGCGGGAAGATGTACATCGTCAGCCGCTGCATCATCTGCGTCTGCGGCGTGACCGCCTCGGGGTTCAGGTTCTGCCGCTGCGCCGAGTGCCGCGCCGTGAGGTGGGTCAGGATCGACGC carries:
- a CDS encoding ParB/RepB/Spo0J family partition protein; this encodes MTERRGGLGRGLAALIPTGPPAGENSPSAPARPEAPSRNGDKDWFAANSEVTPSGEVAGAVYREIPTSSVKPNPKQPRQVFDEDALAELEHSIREFGLMQPIVVRELGGGEYELVMGERRLRASQRAELENIPAIVRQTADEAMLRDALLENIHRVQLNPLEEAAAYQQLLDEFEVTHEELASRIGRSRPVITNTIRLLKLPLAVQRRVAAGVLSAGHARALLSLEDPEQQEELATRIVAEGLSVRATEEAVTLKKSEAPAKPKAAPRKAMQAPGLQDLANRLSDTFDTRVKVDLGRRKGRIVVEFGSIDDLERIVSIMDPNRTNQVLKTDEE
- a CDS encoding ParA family protein, translating into MTPPASDWTPIAEEAERAARVLHPEPNSLPRPDQRRVLTVANQKGGVGKTTSAVNLAAALAVHGLKTLVIDLDPQGNASTALNVDHRSGTPSIYDVLLGDLPLGEAMAVSEQSPNLFCVPATIDLAGAEIELVEVPSRESRLKEALTGEVVDQLGVDYVFIDCPPSLGLLTVNAMVAAREVLIPIQCEYYALEGLGQLLSNIELVQKHLNPGLSVSTILLTMYDGRTKLADQVTAEVRDHFGDVVLKTVIPRNVKVSEAPSYGQTVLAYDPGSRGAMSYVDAARELAERGSSNGSRRGTL
- a CDS encoding protein jag — encoded protein: MAETVEAIDADDEAPAAEATGSSTEDLLVREGDIAGDYLERLLDLLDYDGDIDLDVESGRAIVSIDGGDDLEKLVGGRGQVLEALQELTRLAVQQETGTRSRLMLDIAGWRAGRRAELTELGRTTAETVKATGEKVRLQPMSPFERKVVHDAVAAVGGVKSESEGEEPKRRVVVMPDA
- the rsmG gene encoding 16S rRNA (guanine(527)-N(7))-methyltransferase RsmG, giving the protein MVPVPEVAGRVFGDGLDQAVAFAEMLERFGVERGLIGPREVERLWDRHLLNSAVVGERIADGLRVIDVGSGAGFPGVPLAIARPDLDVVLVEPMARRLDWLNEVADTIKLDVTVVRGRAEEKALRERVGTADVVTSRAVAPLARLAGWCLPLVREGGMMLAVKGASARDEVARDAKAVARVGGSAPTVSECGVGVLETPTTVVRVERVRSARRPRRAG